The genomic region CGAGGAGCAGATCGCCGCCGGCCGGATCCGGCTGCACCTGTCCACCACGATGACCGGGCTGCTGCGTGATGGGTCCCGGGTGGTCGGGGTCGAGGTGGAGCACGACGGCCGCGCAGACTCCCTCGCCGGCGACGCCGTCGTGCTGGCCACCGGCGGCTACGACGCCAACATCGAGCTGCGCAACCGCTTCCTGCCCGAGGGGTGCCGTGACGTGCTCGTCGGCTGCCTCGACCACGCCACCGGCGACGGCCTGCTCGCCGCCGAGGCCCTCGGCGCGGCGGTCTCGGCCGACGGCTTCTTCCTCCCGGTGATGGGGCTGATCCCCGACAGCGCCCGGCCCCAGCACGCCGTGGACTACCGCGAGGCGTTCGTGGAGATGGCTCCCGCCTACCGCGCGCCCCACGAGATCTGGGTCAACCGCGAGGGCCACCGCTTCGTCGCCGAGGACACCACCAGCCCCGAGCACCGCGAGCGGGCGCTGATCCGCCAGCCCGGCAACGCCATGCACGTCATCTTCGACGCCGGCGTCGTCGAGCACGCGCCGGTCAGCCTGATCCGCAACCCCGCCGACGAGTGGACCCCCGCGCGCTTCGCCGAGGCCTGCCGCACCAGCCCGTGGGTGACCCGCGCCGACTCGCTCGCCGAGCTGGCCGCGTTGCTCGACGTCGACGCGGACGCGCTGGCCGCGAGCGTCGCGTCGTACAACGAGGCGGTCAGCAGCGGGAGCGACCCGCTCGGCCGGACCACCCTTCCCCGGCGCCTGGAGCAGGCGCCGTACTACG from Nocardioides sp. dk884 harbors:
- a CDS encoding FAD-dependent oxidoreductase — encoded protein: MSPTTPGPVVVVVGTGGAGLATAITAAEHGAQVHLVEKQAGIGGMLHIANGEFSGAGSRRQREHGIDDSPQRHLEEVERISHGRIDRDLAALSVRHQGETVDWLDDLGFEFHPDCPGLIHGHEVYDVPRTYWGVGHGRSVITVLQRLLEEQIAAGRIRLHLSTTMTGLLRDGSRVVGVEVEHDGRADSLAGDAVVLATGGYDANIELRNRFLPEGCRDVLVGCLDHATGDGLLAAEALGAAVSADGFFLPVMGLIPDSARPQHAVDYREAFVEMAPAYRAPHEIWVNREGHRFVAEDTTSPEHRERALIRQPGNAMHVIFDAGVVEHAPVSLIRNPADEWTPARFAEACRTSPWVTRADSLAELAALLDVDADALAASVASYNEAVSSGSDPLGRTTLPRRLEQAPYYAITTVASSILSRDGLAVDTSLRVLDTAGEPIEGLHAVGEVLGNNRFAGDNYVGGMSITPAMTLGRLLGRQLAGAGTEKES